In one Ictidomys tridecemlineatus isolate mIctTri1 unplaced genomic scaffold, mIctTri1.hap1 Scaffold_562, whole genome shotgun sequence genomic region, the following are encoded:
- the LOC144374048 gene encoding olfactory receptor 2G3-like, whose translation MDWANGSSPTGFILLGFSAHPRLEAVLFVFVLFFYLLTLLGNFTIMMVSYLDPALHTPMYFFLSNLSLLDICFTSSLAPQTLVNLRGPAKTITYSGCVVQLYVSLALGSTECILLAVMALDRYEAVCRPLHYVVIMSPRVCQQLASASWLSGLANSLIHATFTLQLPLCGNHRLDHFICEVPALLKLACVDTTVNELVLFLVSILFLVIPPVLILISYGFITRAVLRIRSSEARYKAFSTCSSHLTVVVIFYGTSIYMYLQPSDSYSQDQGKFISLFYTMVTPTLNPLIYTLRNKDVKGALRKLLSGKLCPLRT comes from the coding sequence ATGGACTGGGCCAATGGGAGCTCCCCCACGGGGTTTATTCTGCTGGGCTTCTCGGCCCACCCCCGCCTGGAGGCTGTGCTCTTCGTGTTTGTCCTGTTCTTCTACCTCCTGaccctgctgggaaacttcaccATCATGATGGTCTCGTACCTGGACCCCGCTCTCCAcacgcccatgtacttcttcctcagcaaCCTCTCCTTGCTGGACATCTGCTTCACCAGCAGCCTGGCGCCCCAGACCTTGGTGAACCTGCGAGGACCGGCGAAGACCATCACCTACAGTGGCTGCGTGGTGCAGCTCTACGTGTCCCTGGCTCTGGGCTCCACCGAGTGCATCCTCCTGGCTGTCATGGCGCTGGATCGCTATGAAGCTGTCTGCAGACCCCTGCACTATGTGGTCATCATGAGCCCGCGGGTGTGCCAGCAGCTGGCCTCCGCCTCCTGGCTCAGCGGGCTGGCTAACTCCCTGATCCATGCTACCTTCACCCTGCAGCTGCCGCTCTGCGGCAACCACAGGCTGGACCACTTCATCTGTGAGGTGCCTGCACTTCTCAAGCTGGCCTGCGTGGACACCACTGTGAACGAGCTGGTGCTCTTTCTCGTGAGCATCCTGTTCCTTGTGATCCCACCCGTGCTTATCCTCATTTCCTACGGCTTCATCACTCgagcggtgctgaggatcaggtCTTCGGAGGCCAGGTACAAAGCCTTCAgcacctgctcctcccacctcacGGTGGTGGTCATTTTCTACGGGACCAGCATCTACATGTACCTGCAGCCCAGTGACAGTTATTCCCAGGACCAGGGCAAGTTCATCTCCCTCTTCTATACCATGGTGACCCCCACTCTGAACCCCCTTATCTACACCTTACGGAATAAGGATGTGAAGGGGGCGCTGAGGAAGCTCCTCTCAGGAAAACTGTGTCCCCTGCGGACATGA